From a region of the Deltaproteobacteria bacterium genome:
- a CDS encoding isochorismatase family protein, whose protein sequence is MAHPRVLDRAHSAVVMIDVQEAYRGATVNHDGVMRALNRLLRVTAQLEIPLLVTEQYPKGLGHTMKELVELFPPGQRVIEKLSLSCCGETSFAAALDGLHRRQIVVCGLEAHACVNQTVHDLLDQGYQVHLPHDAISSRFELDYRVGWEKMIGSGAVPTSVEMICLEWVRTAAAPDFKAVQKIIK, encoded by the coding sequence ATGGCTCATCCTCGCGTGCTCGACCGCGCGCACAGCGCCGTGGTCATGATCGATGTCCAGGAAGCCTACCGCGGGGCCACGGTCAACCACGACGGTGTGATGCGTGCGCTCAATCGCTTGCTGCGCGTCACCGCGCAACTGGAGATTCCCTTGCTTGTGACGGAGCAGTATCCTAAGGGGCTCGGTCACACGATGAAGGAATTGGTCGAGCTGTTTCCGCCGGGCCAGCGGGTAATCGAGAAACTCTCGCTGAGCTGTTGCGGCGAGACGAGTTTTGCCGCCGCGCTCGACGGGCTCCATCGTCGGCAGATCGTGGTGTGTGGCCTCGAGGCGCACGCGTGCGTGAATCAGACCGTCCACGACCTGCTCGATCAAGGGTATCAAGTCCATCTGCCGCACGACGCCATTTCGTCGCGCTTCGAACTCGACTACCGAGTCGGTTGGGAGAAGATGATCGGGTCGGGCGCCGTGCCGACCAGCGTCGAAATGATTTGCCTCGAGTGGGTCCGCACCGCGGCGGCGCCCGATTTCAAAGCCGTGCAGAAGATCATCAAGTAG
- a CDS encoding DUF4124 domain-containing protein, with translation MKSTVVLLLLTIMAAAARADIVEWRDADGGRHFTNNRDDIPAATETHVVVVEHPKPLDNAGPPEAPASAAEPRRRAQVIYDHSQTPSDASVAYANGLVQGLALARGESGSGSDVQISGPLAIANSYDGASVYPDYAPFVTTGFDRGRSRHQTLRMLLQDQFQLDRDGPFLHERLPIGQGVALHPLLPRGLPRGFARGGRVVTR, from the coding sequence ATGAAATCGACAGTTGTGTTGCTCCTCCTCACGATCATGGCCGCCGCTGCTCGCGCCGATATCGTCGAGTGGCGGGACGCCGATGGCGGTCGACATTTCACCAACAACCGCGACGACATTCCCGCCGCGACCGAGACTCATGTTGTCGTAGTCGAGCACCCGAAACCCCTCGACAACGCCGGCCCGCCGGAAGCGCCGGCGTCCGCGGCGGAGCCGCGGCGTCGGGCGCAGGTGATCTACGACCACTCGCAGACTCCGTCCGATGCGTCCGTGGCCTACGCAAACGGGTTGGTGCAAGGCCTGGCGCTGGCGCGTGGTGAGAGTGGCAGCGGCAGTGATGTGCAGATCAGTGGCCCGCTCGCCATCGCCAACAGTTACGACGGCGCCAGCGTGTATCCGGACTACGCGCCGTTCGTCACGACGGGGTTTGACCGCGGCCGCTCGCGCCACCAAACCCTGCGCATGTTGCTGCAAGACCAGTTTCAACTTGATCGCGATGGCCCGTTTCTCCATGAGCGCCTGCCGATCGGGCAAGGCGTGGCGCTCCATCCGCTCTTGCCGCGCGGATTACCTCGTGGGTTCGCACGCGGTGGCCGCGTAGTGACTCGCTAG
- a CDS encoding HAD family hydrolase, whose product MNDTLLLFDIDGTLIHVAEEIAYVQAFRELYGAAIDASWPPNVTASDTSYIGAVIARALGRTATAEEIAHVVTRFVTHLERTIVTGVAPVRRLAGAAEFVAACAQTAPVAIATGCVEPSARVKLRYAELEHLFPCGGFSTSETRRADIVQRAIAVAERHYGRRFAPAHIVSFGDGVWDVEAARELGLRFVGINESERGRQRLAAAGAEVVVRDFTDAAAIWRIIKTPSQR is encoded by the coding sequence ATGAACGACACCTTGCTCCTCTTCGACATCGACGGCACGCTGATTCACGTCGCCGAGGAGATCGCCTACGTCCAAGCGTTCCGCGAGTTGTACGGCGCCGCTATCGACGCGAGTTGGCCGCCGAACGTGACGGCGAGCGATACCAGCTACATTGGGGCGGTGATTGCGCGCGCGCTCGGCCGTACCGCCACGGCGGAGGAGATTGCGCACGTAGTCACGCGCTTCGTCACCCACCTCGAACGCACGATCGTGACCGGCGTGGCCCCGGTGCGCCGGTTGGCGGGTGCCGCGGAGTTCGTCGCGGCCTGCGCGCAGACAGCGCCGGTGGCGATCGCGACCGGCTGCGTTGAGCCGTCGGCGCGAGTCAAGCTGCGCTATGCGGAATTGGAGCACCTTTTCCCGTGCGGCGGCTTTTCCACCAGCGAGACGCGCCGCGCCGACATCGTGCAGCGCGCCATCGCAGTGGCCGAGCGCCACTACGGGCGCCGCTTCGCGCCGGCGCACATCGTTAGCTTCGGCGACGGCGTGTGGGATGTCGAAGCCGCGCGCGAGTTGGGGCTGCGCTTCGTTGGGATCAACGAGAGTGAGCGCGGCCGGCAGCGGCTGGCGGCGGCCGGCGCCGAGGTCGTCGTGCGCGACTTCACCGATGCGGCGGCGATCTGGCGGATCATCAAAACGCCGAGCCAGCGTTAG
- a CDS encoding prolipoprotein diacylglyceryl transferase, which yields MHPVLLRVGDYAVPSFWAAALAGFVFGLLVIRAELRRRTLDVRLAYDITLWAYVGGWAGARVFMIPTAWNQFSEHPLRFLTAASGWVWYGGVIGGAGAVLTWARRYQLSLMTIADVVAPALAVGLAFGRLGCQLAGDGDYGVPTDLPWGMSYPDGVVPTAERVHPAPLYEMAASAALFAWLWQRGRHHPPAGSQIGRYLIATAIARFAIEFIRRNPAWLLGMTTAQWFSLASLALGTLLVRRAPLAARIAASR from the coding sequence ATGCATCCGGTTCTGCTCCGTGTCGGCGACTACGCGGTGCCGAGCTTCTGGGCGGCGGCGTTGGCAGGCTTCGTCTTCGGCTTGCTGGTGATCCGCGCCGAGCTGCGACGGCGCACGCTCGATGTACGGTTGGCCTACGACATCACGTTGTGGGCCTACGTCGGCGGCTGGGCGGGTGCACGGGTGTTCATGATTCCGACCGCGTGGAATCAATTCAGCGAGCATCCCCTGCGCTTTCTCACCGCGGCCAGCGGCTGGGTGTGGTACGGCGGCGTAATCGGCGGTGCCGGTGCCGTGCTCACTTGGGCGCGACGCTATCAACTTTCGTTGATGACCATCGCGGACGTGGTTGCCCCGGCGCTGGCCGTTGGCCTAGCGTTCGGGCGCCTCGGCTGCCAATTGGCGGGTGATGGCGACTACGGCGTCCCCACCGACTTGCCGTGGGGCATGAGCTATCCGGACGGCGTAGTGCCAACGGCTGAGCGAGTTCACCCGGCGCCGTTGTACGAGATGGCGGCGAGCGCCGCGCTGTTCGCCTGGCTGTGGCAGCGTGGACGGCATCATCCGCCCGCGGGCTCGCAGATCGGACGCTATCTGATCGCCACGGCGATCGCGCGCTTCGCGATCGAGTTCATTCGGCGCAACCCGGCCTGGCTGCTGGGTATGACGACGGCACAGTGGTTCAGCCTGGCGTCGTTGGCGCTCGGTACCCTCTTGGTGCGTCGAGCCCCACTGGCGGCACGGATCGCGGCAAGCCGATGA